CTAAGAAACTACAGGATATATATAGCAGAGAGATGAACTGTAGCAAATATCATGTGTATGTTGCTTCCCAAACCAGCTGTGGGAGCGCACTGGATGCAGAGTCAATGGGATTGTGTACACTGCCGAACGTGCAATCTGCACTGGTAAAGCAGCTTCAAAGCCATCCTTTCATTCTGAATGAATATATTGCTTTGCttattttgtaaaaataaaactgTTTGCCAACACCCTCCTTCTTCTGGAAGTGCAACTATCTAGCTCAGTTTCTGTGTGTGCAAATCCTTTCAATGGACAAGAGACCTCACATGCGCAAATGCCCTGCTGTACATAACTTTATCACTGTGTATGCTGACCTGAACCATTGGTACATAGGACTGAATCCAGCATTAGGTCTaccacagtagacccattgaaatgaatggacctaaaatagttatgtctattaattttaatgggtttgaTCTGAGTAGGGCTTACATTAGATACAGCTCAGATGCATAAGAAGCCAGCTTAACTGTTAAATGTTGAGATAGCTTGCTAACAGAGTTACAGATTAACCTCCTGTGGAATTGGTTATATATGCATTTAGTATATACTATTCATAGTgacgccataagtcgaaatcaacttgaaggcacataacaacaacaatatataatCTTATACATCCATAGCAggaattaaacaacaacaaaaagtgtgtgggggggagaaatGGAAATTGTCGATTTAATTCAGTAAGGCTCTGTGCCAGAAAATAATGGAAAGTATACCTGATCACTTTAAAAGATTATAATgtactatgtttttaaaaaacactgaaaAGTGTATTTTACATGATTTTTGTGAGAAATGTCCCTACATGAGTACTTGATATGGCTAACGGGAGAATCACAGTCTTCATTTGGTACCCATGAAGGACAATATTTTGGATTTTGAAGAACTATAAAATAAGAACATTTAGTAGAACAGAGTATCCTCCAAGATCTTATGGTCTTACAAAGCATCCTCATTCACCTAGTAGCTTGAGCTGGTGGGTTTTCCAATTGGGAAGGAAATTGTCAGGCCTACTCTTATGCTTTCATGTACAGAAAATGGCAGGTAAAGTTTTAAGTGGCATGGGAATAAAAATCATCACCTTTTAATGTCAGCTCATCAAGCTCCTGTTAAAAGCACATGAGCTTTTGGCTCCTAAAAAATCGGCTATCCCACTGACGATTAAAGATGCTTATGGACACCTGGGCGGGGGGAGGAAACAAGAGCTGCACATTTTTCCTGGTCAATCTCCTTTAGTAAAAGGACATTTATTTAGTAGTGCACTTAGTGGCCatcatggtaccctccagatgttgtgtatagcagctcctatcatccctgactattggccatgttggctaggactgatgggaactggagtctattCTAAAACATATGAAggccaccacactggctaccctgtGTAATGAATGTCTAGTTATAAACACCTCAGGTGCTTATTGTTTCAGGTGGATGTTTTGCAAAGACAGTGCCGGTCACTGAGATATTTCACCCTGAAAAGTCTCAAGCTCAGACGCTTCGCACTGCTGAAGGTTCATAGAATTCCAAACCTGTTCACTGACTGTCCCAGACCGACTGACTTCCCAGAGTGTGTGTTTCACCAGTTCTGAAAATGTCACACTAAAACAGGATCGGAGTTTCTTGCTGAGAAGGACATAAAGAATGGGGTTAAGGCAACTATTGATGAAAGCAAAGCTGACAGAAAGAGGAATGGCATCCGGAAGCAAGCTGTGCAAGTAGCTATTATGGTGAGCAGACAGCTCAAGAATGCTAAATATATGGTATGGGgtccagcaaacaaaaaaaaccacgaCGACAGCAAGAACAgtccagaagagcctgctggaggtCAGTATTGCACTCTTCTTCACCTGGCTGATCAGAAGAGAGTAGCAAACTATCATGGTTAACAGAGGGAAAAGATAGCCACAAATGAACCTTACCCAGGTCAGAACATGGTGTCGGAGTACAATGAGATCAAGGTCACTCGGGTGAAAGTTGTTGTAGCAAATGGTGATATTGTTTGGTAGCGTGAGTGTGTCTCTAAAATACAATGCAGGGCTTCCAATGAGCGTAGCCAAAATCCAAATGAAAGAAATCAAAAGGCAGGTCTTTTTGAGAGTCCGATACTTGTAAGAAAAGACGGGATGGATCAGATGGATATAACGGTCAAGGCTGATGGCCGTCAGGAAGAAGACACTGGCAAACATGTTGAACAAGGCAACAAAAGAGTTTGCTTTGCACAGCCACTTTCCAAAAGGCCAGTGAAAGCCCGTGGCCACATATGTAATATAAAGAGGGAGGAAAAGGACAAAGATTAAGTCTGCAATTGCCAGGTTGAGGAACCAGAGGGCAGTGACGGTCTTATCCCATTTAAAGCCCATAATCCAGATGACTATTGCATTGCCAGGCACTCCTAGAAGAAAAGCTGCGCCATGTAGCACAAGCGAAACCATTTGCACATGGCTGAGATGGGACTGGGGTGGCTGGTCCTCTTCATAATTTTCAAAGTATTCCGTAAAGTTGTCTTCGTACTCCATGAGATCAGCTGACGACATGGTCGCTGGCTGGCTGCTGAGAGGTCTgggaattaaaataaatgaagaatGGTGCAAGGAGGAAATGACAGGGAAATAGCACtcatcaaaataaaaaaaattctaatgGCATGTGCTTAGCAGTGGCCTTTTATAGCAGCCTGCTGGCATCTATTTCCTATACAGGTCAAAGATTCAGCAATTAATCAATTATTTTACCCATCAAAATATTTATCTCCATAGCAAATTGAATGGATTAAGTCAGTGCAAATGGCTGATATCAATGGAGTGGCAAAGTATCAATGCATCCACTTGAGAGAACTATGGTTGTGCAAGACAAGGTTTGGCAGTGCCCTCTAACAGATATAGCGTACCACTCTGCTCAGCCCACCCTTCCCCTTTTAAATAACTTGGTGCTACCAGATAAGGGGGGAACTTGACTATAAGGCTGCCCCTTATCAATCAgcctaaaaataataataaaaaaccttccttgggtcTCCCTAAAGCCTCTCAAAGTAGTGCAGTTTTGTGGCTTCTAGGCGTGAGGGTGTTACATTGAGAACAGACTACATTAGGTTTATGCAATGCAAAAGTTTCAGAAAATCAGTATATTCCTTTTGCAGcaaaaaggcaaacaaagcagAGAGTTAAATGCAATCATCTGTTCCTGGGTCTGATTACATATCCTGCAGAATTTTCTCTAGAGCTGCAACCCTTCCTTCTTTATTCTTACCATGCTGAGATCTGCCTTGATCTATCTGCCTCCAGGCTGCCTACCTGTTGATGTAACGTTTTactacctcccccccccgcccattCACTAGCTTTGCCCAGCAAGCCACAGCAAGTTCTGGTGCCCTTTAGATCAGGAGCATGCCAAATTGCTTGTCCGCAATGAAGTTTGACTTCCTCCTCATTTGAGCCCCCAGCCCAGGTCATTTGAGCCTACAGCAAATAAACAATGATATGCAAGAGACAAGAAAGATAGGCACCCCCATAAAATATGCAGCATTCCAGACAGAAGGAGAGTAGCAGAGTCCACACAAacagtccagggcagcaaagtcCAGTCCCTTCACACCATCCTACCTTTCAGAACGGCTGAAACGTAGCCTCTTATTGTCAAGTTTTGAGTCAGCAGCTCTGGCTGGGTACTTTGCTAATAACGTCTAAAATAGAAATCAGAGAAGAAGCAAAAAAGTATCAGTGAAAGAGGGAAAATTCTTTTGGAATGTTAGAAAGCAAAATAGTGTTTAAATCAAAGTTCTTGAAGAAAATCACATGGAAAAATAAAACCAAGCAATCCAATTAAGAAACTTGAAATTAAGAAATGAATAAACTTGGCATGAATGGTTTGTGAAACAGGATTATTCTGGGAAACTCAAGTATTTGCTGGTCCACTAATGTAGTCCCATCAAAATAGGTTAAGAGTGTGATACAACTCAGTGTTTATATACTGTGGGCTTCCTTTGGGACAATCAAATGCACTTATTTACTTCCACTGAAATCCATGCTTGCATCTTCAGTCCATGATAGTCCCCCACTTACCTGCTTGGCAGGTGGGGACAAATACAAGCTCCTTTATCCATACAATCCTAGGCTGGCTACAGGTGTGAGGGGAGAGAGGAACATGGccttgaatcagaccactggtccatctagctcaatattgtctacactaactagcagtggctctccagtgtttcaggcaggggtctctcctagccctgcctggagatttatttgtttgtttatacacacacagtaaaaccatattggctgaatatcaggaatcacttcctaactattagagcagtgcaacaatagaaccaattacctagggaagtggtgggctcaccaacactggaggtcttcaaaatgcagctggacaggcacctgttgggtatgctttaacttggattcctgcattgagaaggagattggactcgatggccttataggccccttccaactctactattccattattctgtgtgtgtgtgtgtgtgtgtgtggtattatgtgccttcaagtcgattacaacttacggtgaccctatgaatcagtaacctccaatagcatctgttgtaaaccaccctgttcagaaaaaaaaatgaaatcattgactaactattgcaaaaagatatgttctcaattgcctgcataagcctggcagcagagaaaagttttcagcagaggTTTAAAAGTCAAAATAGAAGATGCctgaggttgaacctgggaccttttccatgcaaagcataagCCTTACCACTGCTGCAGCCCTTTCCTTAAAAGGGAAACAGTCTTCTCTTCAGGAAGCAAAATGGATTTCCATTCAGTtacaaccttgcagtttaaaaatgcaaatatttgcatacacagggtttttttttctttaggcCCGAATCTTATAAGCAACTACTTGTATATGAATCTCTCCATGTACACATGTAAAGCAGGAgggaaaacctttggccctcccaatATTGCTGAattgccatcagccctagcaagcatggccaatggccagggatgatgaaagctgtagttcagcaacatctgaagagtcaaaggttccccacacctgatgtaaagGATTGCACTGCTAGGCACATAAATGCATTAACAATCCACGCATATACTACCCCTCTCACATTTTAACCAAGAAGTTGTTTCTCAAGGCTGCAAATCCAAACACACCAATTTGGAAGCAAACTGCATTAAAAGCAACATGACTTAAATTTTAATTCAAGAGGATTGGAGTGTAAACTTTTAGCGCCAGATGAGATACCCCATCCTAAACACAGTTTACATGTGGCCCATAAATCAGGCCCACATGTTAATTTTTCCCTCTGTGGGTGAAAAGGCTTGCTTGTAGCATAAAGAGAGCTGCATGGGTCTGTTTGTTGCCGGCTGCAAGTATACAGATAAGGCAGCCACTGTGTCTATCGGTGGGACACCTGGGAAGAAAACCCCAGATACCCAAGGGATGCTGGATTTTCAGTCGTTatcagattttgttttgtttttcagatcaCAGACCAATAACATTAGATACATTAATAAAGCACACAcctaattttaaaaagttaaaaacaaatctatgcaactttcttttcttttttcaataaGCCAATAAAAACATTCTGGTGATACCCACTGAAGTCAGGAAAAAGTCGGTAATATGGGAAGAAACATCCCTTAAATAAAACAATACCATAATCTTCCCGGAAGAGTTCTTCAAGGAGAGAGGATCAACTATTGGAAATACATGGTTCAATTCAAGCTGGTGGGTTgggtctgcatggggttaaaaagggtagatagagggACCACCTCCTGGTTCCTAGGTtacacctatcctttgatcttcTGCTAATTCTTCCTTCCTGTGTAAACCGGtattcttaggatgctgaccaTATCTTCCAGCTTCTTTGTTCTCTTGAACAAGAGACATTTtgtctttgtctctctcctcaaACCTTAAGGCAAACACTAGACTCAGCGTTTGCATCTCCAATTTATCTAgatagctagatgtagaactctttcctatcaagtatgtatttctaggataaataaggTTTTTTAAGCTCagtgtgactaattccagggaagatGTGCTATTCAGCaaggattcacacacacacaaagctcactcaggtaCTTCTTTGCTACTCTGTAATATCAGTCTCCCTCTATGCTCGCCATACAAGTTCCAATGCCAAAGAACATGATCAACACACCTTATTGCTCCAGTTCCACATAGATACAAACCGGGGTCCAGTTAACAGTGCAGAAGGCAGCCAATTGAAATGAGTGAGCATAAATGCTCTCCTATATTTGGAGACAATGAATGTACACaggtatgaacataagaacataagaagagcctgctggatcaggccagtggcccatctagtccagcatcctgttctcacagtggccaaccaggtgcctgggggaagcccgcaagcaggacccgagtgcaagaacactctcccctcctgaggcttccggcaactggttttcagaagcatgctgcctctgactagggtggcagagcacagccatcatggctagtagccattgatagccctgtcctccatgaatttgtctaatcttttaaagccatccaagctggtggccattactgcatcttgtgggagcaaattccatagtttaactatgcgctgagtaaagaagtacttccttttgtctgtcctgaatcttccaacattcagcttctttgaatgtccacgagttctagtattatgagagaaggagaagaacttttctctatccactttctcaatgccatgcataattttatacacttctatcatgtctcctctgacccgtcttgtctctaaactaaaaagccccaaatgctgcaacctttcctcgtaagggagtcgctccatccccttgatcattctggttgccctcttctgaaccttttccaactctagaatatcctttttgagatgaggcgaccagaactgtacacagtattccaaatgcagccgcaccatagatttatacaacggcattatgatatcggctgttttattttcaatacctttcctaattatcgctagcatggaatttgcctttttcacagctgccgcacactgggtcgacattttcatcgtgctgtccactacaaccccgaggtctctctcctggtctgtcaccgccagttcagaccccatgagcgtatatgtgaaattaagattttttgctccaatatgcataattttacacttgtttatattgaattgcgtttgcctttttttccgcccattcactcagtttgctgacgacactaaagtgttcagggttgttaaaacaaaaagggattgcgaagagctccaaaaagacctctccaaactgagtgaatgggcggaaaaatggcaaacgcaattcaatataaacaagtgtaaaattatgcatattggagcaaaaaatcttaatttcacatatacgctcatggggtctgaactggcggtgacagaccaggagagagacctcggggttgtagtggacagcacgatgaaaatgtcgacccagtgtgcggcagctgtgaaaaaggcaaattcc
This DNA window, taken from Rhineura floridana isolate rRhiFlo1 chromosome 2, rRhiFlo1.hap2, whole genome shotgun sequence, encodes the following:
- the CMKLR2 gene encoding chemerin-like receptor 2, whose protein sequence is MSSADLMEYEDNFTEYFENYEEDQPPQSHLSHVQMVSLVLHGAAFLLGVPGNAIVIWIMGFKWDKTVTALWFLNLAIADLIFVLFLPLYITYVATGFHWPFGKWLCKANSFVALFNMFASVFFLTAISLDRYIHLIHPVFSYKYRTLKKTCLLISFIWILATLIGSPALYFRDTLTLPNNITICYNNFHPSDLDLIVLRHHVLTWVRFICGYLFPLLTMIVCYSLLISQVKKSAILTSSRLFWTVLAVVVVFFVCWTPYHIFSILELSAHHNSYLHSLLPDAIPLSVSFAFINSCLNPILYVLLSKKLRSCFSVTFSELVKHTLWEVSRSGTVSEQVWNSMNLQQCEASELETFQGEISQ